The following proteins come from a genomic window of Limosilactobacillus reuteri:
- a CDS encoding HAMP domain-containing sensor histidine kinase, with protein MKLMYRLMLSFFAIILTLMVIVSISFINVTNNTMYHNTWQQLKSYSDSLIQDSIRYNMATQSFEGFATESLNSNANLLTRQNVHFAIYDTTHRKIFASNGFAPSMSKSDWKKLKKGETVCTKLITPKINSRVSKGASPRMTEVSRPYFYKGKMIAVVSIATFVSTIEQNMHQIKINLIMALLTASLVTLAVSYFLARSITKRIDRLRMATHQIAQGNYNVEVDDNGRDEVADLGRSFNQMTASLRESQQEIRRQEERRRQFMANAAHEMRTPLTTINGILEGLQYDAIPEEDKKHSIQLMQNDTRRLIRLVNDNLDYEKIRTNQIAMERKVFDASAVLENLREQLAKKSKEKKDTLHLDVEKNLRVYADYDRFVQIMFNIIQNAIQFTDNGIIDIRGKRVEKGSQFEVQDNGIGMTPEQLENIWERYYKANRSRMNTKYGESGLGLAIVRQLVLLHGGKIDVKSQYGKGTTFTIFFPDREYAPHNIQPTNNKDKK; from the coding sequence ATGAAATTAATGTATCGGTTGATGCTTTCATTTTTTGCGATTATTCTGACGCTAATGGTGATTGTTAGTATTTCGTTTATAAATGTAACTAATAACACTATGTATCATAATACGTGGCAACAATTGAAAAGTTATTCTGATAGTTTAATTCAGGATTCTATTCGTTACAATATGGCAACCCAAAGTTTTGAGGGGTTTGCTACAGAATCATTAAATAGCAATGCCAATCTTTTAACACGTCAAAATGTTCACTTTGCAATCTATGATACAACTCACCGGAAAATCTTTGCCAGTAATGGCTTTGCTCCGAGTATGAGTAAAAGTGATTGGAAAAAATTAAAAAAGGGAGAAACCGTCTGTACTAAACTAATTACTCCTAAAATTAATTCACGAGTATCGAAAGGTGCCTCCCCGCGAATGACCGAAGTTTCACGACCATACTTCTATAAAGGAAAGATGATTGCGGTAGTCTCGATTGCAACTTTCGTCTCGACAATTGAGCAAAATATGCATCAAATAAAGATTAACTTAATAATGGCATTACTGACTGCTAGTCTTGTAACGCTTGCAGTTAGTTACTTCTTGGCACGGTCAATTACCAAACGAATTGATCGATTGCGGATGGCTACTCACCAAATTGCGCAAGGAAATTACAATGTTGAAGTGGACGATAATGGGCGTGATGAAGTGGCAGACCTTGGTCGGAGTTTTAACCAAATGACTGCTTCGTTACGTGAATCACAACAAGAAATTCGCCGGCAAGAGGAGCGAAGACGCCAATTTATGGCCAATGCAGCCCATGAAATGCGGACGCCATTAACAACCATTAATGGAATTCTTGAAGGGTTACAGTATGATGCGATTCCAGAAGAGGATAAAAAGCATAGTATCCAGTTAATGCAAAATGATACGCGGCGTTTAATTCGCCTGGTCAATGATAATTTGGATTATGAAAAGATTCGCACTAACCAGATTGCTATGGAACGGAAAGTATTTGATGCATCCGCAGTACTCGAAAATTTACGAGAGCAGTTAGCGAAAAAGTCAAAAGAGAAAAAGGATACTCTGCACTTGGATGTAGAAAAGAATTTACGAGTATATGCAGACTATGATCGGTTTGTACAGATTATGTTCAATATCATTCAAAACGCAATCCAATTCACTGATAACGGAATTATTGACATTCGGGGAAAACGTGTGGAAAAGGGAAGTCAATTTGAAGTTCAAGATAATGGAATTGGGATGACTCCCGAACAACTTGAAAACATCTGGGAACGATACTATAAGGCCAATCGATCACGGATGAATACTAAGTACGGAGAATCTGGCTTGGGACTTGCGATTGTGCGGCAGTTAGTTCTCCTTCATGGAGGAAAAATTGACGTAAAAAGTCAGTATGGTAAGGGGACAACATTTACGATCTTTTTCCCTGATCGTGAATATGCTCCTCATAATATTCAACCTACAAATAATAAAGATAAAAAGTAA
- a CDS encoding GRP family sugar transporter, which produces MNYLLALIPAIGWGIMPLITGKIGGSTINQMFGIGAGATIVGLVAFIIGHPTVTTTGFWFSVLCGALWTIGQIGQFVSFKRMGVSNTIPLSTVLQLVGNSLIGVIIFGEWRGARALTVGFIALTIVIVGALMTSVTDKSSGKKITVQNFLFLLITSIGYWVYSAFPKMPMVANDSSLGIFLPEMLGILLGSVIYAICSGNIDSFKQKEQYLNIWGGISWGIAALAYIFAGRALGINTAFVFTQMNVIIATIGGILVLREHKTRREMSFTIAGIIFIVAGSILTIFA; this is translated from the coding sequence ATGAACTACTTACTTGCTTTAATCCCTGCGATTGGTTGGGGAATTATGCCGCTGATCACTGGTAAGATCGGTGGTTCAACGATTAACCAAATGTTTGGTATTGGTGCCGGTGCTACGATTGTTGGGTTGGTTGCATTTATTATCGGTCATCCAACTGTTACAACGACTGGATTCTGGTTCTCAGTATTGTGTGGTGCTTTATGGACAATTGGTCAAATTGGACAATTCGTTTCATTTAAGCGGATGGGTGTTTCAAACACGATTCCCCTATCAACAGTACTTCAATTAGTTGGTAATTCTTTAATTGGGGTTATTATCTTTGGAGAATGGCGTGGAGCACGTGCCCTTACTGTTGGTTTTATCGCCTTAACAATCGTTATTGTGGGTGCTTTAATGACGTCAGTTACTGATAAGAGTAGCGGAAAGAAAATTACTGTTCAGAATTTCCTTTTTCTATTAATTACTTCTATTGGTTACTGGGTTTACTCAGCATTCCCAAAGATGCCAATGGTTGCTAATGATAGTTCTTTAGGAATCTTCCTTCCAGAAATGCTTGGTATTTTACTTGGATCTGTTATTTATGCTATTTGTTCAGGTAATATTGACTCCTTTAAGCAAAAGGAACAATACCTCAATATCTGGGGTGGTATTTCTTGGGGAATTGCTGCCTTAGCTTATATCTTTGCTGGACGGGCATTAGGAATTAATACGGCCTTTGTCTTCACGCAAATGAACGTTATCATTGCTACGATTGGTGGTATCTTAGTTCTTCGTGAACACAAGACTCGGCGGGAAATGTCATTTACAATTGCCGGAATCATCTTTATTGTTGCCGGAAGTATTTTAACTATTTTTGCTTAA
- a CDS encoding sugar O-acetyltransferase, with protein sequence MDKNTENMLAGKPYRPGTPELNRFSHLAHRLCRDYNLTTDEDTVEREMIIDRLFPQHDDGIYLQGPIHIDYGRFTKIDKNFYANFNFTILDTCPVTIGDNIMCGPNVSIITAMHPLMYQQRNIRQQADGQFDDVEYGKPVTIGDNCWLASNVTVCPGVIIGNGCVIGAGTVVTKDIPDNSLVLGVPGKVIRPITEKDRLENFPY encoded by the coding sequence ATGGATAAAAATACTGAAAATATGTTAGCTGGGAAGCCTTATCGTCCTGGAACACCAGAATTAAATAGGTTTTCTCACCTTGCTCATCGTCTTTGTCGTGACTATAATTTAACAACCGATGAAGATACTGTTGAACGAGAAATGATTATTGATCGCCTATTTCCTCAGCATGACGACGGAATATATCTTCAAGGACCTATTCATATTGATTACGGTCGTTTTACTAAAATAGATAAGAATTTCTATGCTAATTTTAACTTTACCATTTTAGATACATGTCCTGTTACTATTGGAGATAATATAATGTGCGGTCCAAACGTCTCGATCATTACAGCCATGCATCCCCTCATGTATCAGCAACGTAATATTCGGCAACAAGCTGACGGTCAGTTCGATGACGTTGAATATGGAAAACCAGTTACAATTGGCGATAACTGTTGGCTTGCAAGCAATGTAACAGTTTGTCCGGGTGTAATAATCGGCAATGGTTGCGTTATCGGAGCAGGTACTGTCGTTACTAAAGATATTCCTGATAACTCCCTTGTCCTTGGAGTCCCAGGCAAAGTGATTCGTCCTATTACTGAAAAAGATCGCTTGGAAAATTTTCCTTATTAA
- a CDS encoding glucose-6-phosphate isomerase — protein MTHIKFDSSALKQFVHENELGEMQAMVNAANDELRNGTGAGADFRDWLHLPTEYDKEEFARIKKAADKIQRDSDVLVVIGIGGSYLGAQMAIDFLHNTFYQAQKAKDRKAPLVVFAGNSLSSTYVHDLIQLIGDKDFSINVVSKSGTTTEPSIAFRIFKDLLIKKYGENEANKRIYATTDKAKGALKTEADAHGYETFVIPDGVGGRYSVLSAVGLLPITASGADIDKLMEGAAQAEKDYVDPDLTKNEAYQYAAYRNILYRKGYETELLENYEPNMRMFAEWWKQLAGESEGKDQKGIYPSSANFTTDLHSLGQYIQEGRRFLMETVVKLDKPNYDMEIPTEPDNLDGLGYLEGKTMDYVNTKAYEAVVAAHTDGGVPVMTVHIPQEDEYTLGYLIYFFEVAMGISGYLNGINPFNQPGVEAYKTNMFGLLGKPGYEEIGKELRAKMDKND, from the coding sequence ATGACACACATTAAATTTGACAGTAGCGCATTAAAGCAATTTGTTCATGAAAACGAACTTGGTGAAATGCAAGCAATGGTTAACGCCGCTAATGATGAATTACGGAATGGGACTGGTGCTGGCGCCGACTTCCGTGATTGGCTCCATTTACCAACTGAATATGATAAAGAAGAATTTGCCCGTATTAAGAAGGCAGCTGATAAGATTCAACGTGATTCAGATGTTTTAGTTGTTATTGGGATTGGTGGTTCTTACCTTGGTGCCCAAATGGCAATCGACTTCTTACACAATACTTTCTATCAAGCTCAAAAGGCAAAAGACCGGAAAGCTCCATTAGTAGTCTTTGCTGGTAACTCCTTGAGTTCAACCTATGTTCATGACTTGATCCAATTAATTGGTGACAAAGACTTTTCCATCAATGTTGTTTCAAAGTCAGGAACAACCACTGAACCATCAATTGCCTTCCGAATCTTTAAGGACCTTTTAATTAAGAAGTATGGTGAAAATGAAGCTAATAAGCGGATTTATGCTACTACTGATAAGGCTAAGGGTGCCTTAAAGACTGAAGCAGATGCTCATGGCTATGAAACCTTTGTTATTCCTGATGGGGTTGGAGGACGTTATTCAGTTCTTTCTGCGGTAGGTCTTTTGCCAATCACTGCTTCTGGTGCGGACATTGATAAGCTGATGGAAGGAGCTGCACAAGCGGAAAAGGATTATGTTGATCCTGATCTAACCAAGAACGAAGCCTACCAATACGCTGCTTACCGGAACATTCTTTATCGTAAGGGCTATGAAACAGAATTACTCGAAAACTACGAGCCTAACATGCGGATGTTTGCTGAATGGTGGAAACAATTAGCTGGGGAATCAGAAGGAAAAGATCAAAAGGGAATATATCCTTCTTCAGCTAACTTCACAACCGACCTTCACTCACTTGGTCAATACATCCAAGAAGGTCGCCGTTTCTTAATGGAAACCGTTGTTAAGCTTGATAAGCCAAATTATGACATGGAAATTCCAACAGAACCGGATAATCTTGATGGTTTAGGCTACTTGGAAGGTAAGACAATGGATTACGTTAACACCAAGGCTTATGAAGCGGTAGTTGCTGCTCATACTGATGGTGGGGTACCAGTGATGACTGTTCATATCCCACAAGAAGACGAATATACTTTAGGTTACCTTATTTACTTCTTTGAGGTTGCGATGGGAATTTCAGGTTACTTAAACGGTATTAATCCATTTAACCAACCGGGTGTTGAAGCTTATAAGACTAACATGTTTGGATTGCTTGGTAAGCCAGGATATGAAGAAATTGGTAAAGAATTACGAGCTAAGATGGATAAGAACGATTAG
- a CDS encoding IS30 family transposase → MGTTILSFQNRIVIETLHNEGRSLRYIANYLGFSKTTVFNELHRLNGEYQAELAQTDFERKVSQRGRKSSLTKSLKHLIEEKIQVQKWSPEQVVHVVGIAYKTVYNWIDQGWLDVQLPDLPDHGIRRHRAKEKRGTFSHGRSIEERPHKVETRQEFGHFEADTVLSGKRKGQAVATFVERKSRLTIVKRLHGRDSQSMTQAVLELASQLQDKLKTLTVDHGKEFANYQAIEQLTGTQVYFAHAYSPHERGSNENRNRVLRRFIPKGQAIEELSDRQLVQINWYLNSRPLKCLNWHTPIEIFLLNLRH, encoded by the coding sequence ATGGGCACCACTATTTTATCATTCCAGAACCGCATTGTCATTGAAACGCTTCATAATGAAGGACGTTCCTTACGATACATCGCTAATTACTTAGGCTTTAGTAAAACCACAGTCTTTAACGAACTTCACCGGCTCAACGGTGAGTATCAAGCTGAACTAGCGCAAACTGACTTTGAACGCAAGGTTAGTCAACGGGGGCGGAAGTCTTCACTCACTAAAAGCCTTAAGCACTTGATTGAGGAAAAAATTCAAGTCCAGAAGTGGTCCCCTGAACAAGTTGTCCATGTAGTTGGGATTGCCTACAAGACGGTCTATAACTGGATTGATCAAGGATGGCTTGATGTACAGTTACCCGATTTGCCTGATCATGGAATTCGTCGTCATCGTGCTAAAGAAAAGCGTGGTACGTTCAGTCACGGCCGCTCCATTGAGGAGCGTCCTCATAAAGTCGAAACTCGCCAAGAATTCGGCCACTTTGAAGCTGATACCGTACTTTCTGGCAAACGTAAAGGTCAAGCTGTGGCGACTTTTGTGGAGCGTAAGAGTCGCCTGACAATTGTTAAACGGCTCCATGGTCGCGACAGTCAGTCCATGACTCAAGCCGTACTTGAACTAGCTAGTCAACTTCAAGACAAGCTCAAGACGCTTACCGTGGATCATGGGAAAGAGTTCGCTAACTATCAGGCAATTGAACAGCTAACAGGTACTCAGGTTTATTTTGCCCATGCTTATTCACCACATGAACGCGGTAGTAATGAGAACCGTAACCGAGTTTTGCGACGGTTTATTCCCAAGGGACAAGCCATTGAAGAGCTGAGCGATCGCCAGCTGGTTCAAATCAATTGGTATCTGAATTCCCGACCACTTAAATGTCTTAACTGGCACACACCAATCGAGATCTTCTTGCTTAATCTACGTCACTAA
- a CDS encoding DNA-binding domain-containing protein — MNFYILDNDSKIIHLLSNIIENDFNNIVVGTTSNPQQAYDDAMRLGIDIMFIDYAMPAMDGVQLIQKIQDSHHYPHFIMTAQAILPSVKTSAYQHGIDFFIEKPLNIAEVKSVIKLAAQNINMSNRLLQVLDLVSGAATNNNTVTISGKNKKKENAQSILRFLGITAGNGAPAINKLINTIIEREISFDEVNFEEFFQCDEHGKKIIFQRIRRDIKTGLNNLAHMCMDYPENDIILEYANNLYEYKNVHNEISFLKGERTNGGQVSLKHFFNGLIQEIN; from the coding sequence ATGAATTTTTATATTTTAGATAATGATAGTAAAATTATTCATTTATTATCCAATATTATTGAAAATGATTTCAACAATATTGTTGTCGGAACAACCTCTAATCCGCAACAGGCCTATGATGATGCAATGCGTCTAGGAATTGATATTATGTTTATTGATTATGCAATGCCAGCGATGGATGGAGTTCAACTTATTCAAAAAATTCAGGACAGTCATCATTATCCACACTTCATTATGACTGCTCAAGCAATTTTGCCCTCTGTCAAAACAAGTGCATATCAACATGGGATTGATTTTTTTATTGAAAAACCACTAAACATTGCAGAAGTTAAGTCAGTTATTAAACTAGCAGCGCAAAATATTAATATGTCTAACCGCCTTCTTCAAGTTTTGGACCTTGTGAGCGGTGCTGCGACGAATAATAATACAGTTACGATTAGCGGAAAAAACAAGAAAAAAGAAAATGCTCAGTCCATCTTACGTTTTCTCGGTATTACAGCTGGAAATGGTGCTCCTGCAATTAACAAACTTATTAATACGATAATTGAACGGGAAATTAGTTTTGATGAGGTTAATTTTGAAGAATTTTTCCAGTGTGATGAGCATGGCAAAAAGATAATTTTCCAACGGATTCGACGCGATATAAAAACTGGTCTTAATAATCTCGCACATATGTGTATGGATTATCCAGAAAACGACATTATTTTGGAATATGCGAATAACTTATATGAATATAAAAATGTCCACAATGAAATTTCATTTCTCAAAGGAGAGCGTACTAATGGTGGGCAAGTGTCACTAAAACACTTCTTTAATGGATTGATTCAAGAAATAAATTAA
- the argF gene encoding ornithine carbamoyltransferase, whose product MAFNLRNRSFLTLADFNTREMEYMLDLAEDLKKAKYAGYEGKNLEGKNIALIFEKSSTRTRCAFEVGAKDEGAHVTYLGPSGSHIGHKESVKDTARVLGGMFDGIEYRGFSQRNVEILAKYSGVPVWNGLTDEDHPTQVLADFLTAHEVLKKPYKDIKFAFVGDGQDNVSNALMLGAAVMGMEYHVVTPKELEPTKETLDKANEIAAKTGAKIVVTNDIKEGVKGMDVIYADVWVSMGESDDMWEKRINLLKPYQVTMDVMKATENPNVLFEHCLPAFHNLDTEVGKEIEKKFGLKEMEVTDEVFESEHSVVFREAENRMHTIKAVMVATLGEQN is encoded by the coding sequence ATGGCTTTTAATTTACGTAATCGTAGTTTCTTAACTCTTGCAGATTTTAACACTCGGGAAATGGAATACATGCTTGATCTTGCTGAAGATTTAAAGAAGGCAAAATATGCTGGTTATGAAGGCAAGAATCTTGAAGGCAAGAACATTGCTTTGATTTTTGAAAAGAGTTCTACCCGTACTCGTTGTGCATTCGAAGTTGGTGCTAAGGATGAAGGTGCTCATGTAACTTACCTTGGCCCATCAGGTTCTCACATTGGTCACAAGGAATCTGTTAAGGATACTGCACGTGTTCTTGGTGGAATGTTCGATGGTATCGAATACCGTGGATTCTCACAACGTAATGTTGAAATTTTAGCTAAGTACTCTGGTGTACCAGTTTGGAATGGTTTAACTGACGAAGACCACCCAACACAAGTACTTGCTGACTTCTTAACAGCTCACGAAGTATTGAAGAAGCCTTACAAGGACATCAAGTTTGCCTTTGTAGGTGACGGTCAAGACAATGTTTCAAACGCATTGATGCTTGGTGCCGCTGTAATGGGTATGGAATACCACGTTGTTACTCCTAAGGAATTGGAACCAACTAAGGAAACCTTAGATAAGGCTAACGAAATTGCTGCCAAGACTGGTGCTAAGATTGTTGTTACTAATGACATCAAAGAAGGTGTCAAAGGTATGGATGTAATCTATGCTGATGTTTGGGTATCAATGGGTGAATCTGATGACATGTGGGAAAAGCGGATCAACCTTCTTAAGCCTTACCAAGTAACAATGGATGTTATGAAGGCTACTGAAAATCCTAATGTTCTCTTTGAACACTGTCTTCCTGCATTCCACAACCTCGACACTGAAGTTGGTAAGGAAATTGAAAAGAAGTTTGGCTTAAAGGAAATGGAAGTTACTGATGAAGTATTCGAAAGTGAACACTCAGTTGTCTTCCGTGAAGCCGAAAACCGGATGCACACTATCAAGGCTGTAATGGTTGCAACTTTGGGTGAACAAAACTAA
- the arcC gene encoding carbamate kinase: MAKVVVALGGNALGKSPEEQLKLVKNTASSLIGLIAAGNQVVISHGNGPQVGAINLGMNFAAEHGKTAAFPFPECGAMSQGYIGYHLQQSLENELHRRWMNKSVATIVTQIAVDPNDPAFENPSKPVGDFYTKEQADEIAKEKGYTFKEDAGRGYRQVVPSPLPMKIMELDSIKTLIDADKLVIAGGGGGVPVIITDKGLEGVPAVIDKDRSSALLADKIDADKLIILTAVDHVYVNYGKPDEKALKTLNVAEAQKYMEEGQFAAGSMLPKIEACLSFVEGHPEREALITSLDGLDDALAGKVGTVIRDN, encoded by the coding sequence ATGGCTAAAGTAGTCGTTGCTTTAGGGGGAAATGCATTAGGCAAATCACCTGAAGAACAATTAAAGTTAGTAAAAAATACTGCTTCTTCATTAATTGGGTTAATTGCTGCAGGAAACCAAGTAGTTATTAGTCACGGTAATGGTCCACAAGTGGGTGCCATTAATTTAGGGATGAATTTTGCTGCTGAACACGGCAAGACTGCTGCTTTTCCTTTCCCAGAATGTGGTGCAATGAGTCAAGGATATATTGGCTACCATTTGCAACAAAGTTTAGAAAATGAATTACACCGTCGTTGGATGAATAAGAGTGTGGCAACGATTGTAACGCAAATTGCAGTTGACCCTAATGATCCTGCTTTTGAAAATCCGTCAAAACCGGTTGGTGACTTCTACACTAAAGAACAAGCTGATGAAATTGCCAAAGAAAAGGGCTACACTTTTAAAGAAGATGCGGGACGTGGATATCGTCAAGTTGTTCCTTCTCCACTACCGATGAAGATTATGGAACTTGATAGCATTAAAACATTGATTGACGCTGACAAGCTTGTTATTGCCGGTGGTGGTGGTGGTGTACCTGTAATCATCACTGATAAGGGACTTGAAGGAGTTCCAGCGGTTATTGATAAGGACCGTTCAAGTGCCTTGCTGGCTGACAAGATCGATGCAGATAAGTTGATTATTTTAACTGCCGTTGATCATGTTTATGTTAACTATGGAAAGCCAGATGAAAAAGCTCTTAAGACGTTAAACGTTGCAGAAGCTCAGAAATACATGGAAGAAGGACAATTTGCTGCTGGTAGTATGTTGCCGAAGATTGAGGCATGTCTTTCATTTGTTGAAGGTCATCCAGAACGAGAAGCATTAATTACTTCATTAGATGGTCTTGATGATGCTCTTGCCGGTAAAGTCGGGACAGTTATTCGTGATAACTAA